The Metabacillus schmidteae genome has a segment encoding these proteins:
- a CDS encoding GtrA family protein, with protein MLVEKLPIIKFIKYSFVGIFCTGIYFLCMFLLVEIWQGNPVISAMISFVIMTIASFFLNKKYTFGGAYSHHELLRFSIVAIIGFFLNLGIMFLIVSVFDFHYLIGELVTIFVIPFVNFCLNYYWTFK; from the coding sequence ATGCTAGTAGAGAAATTACCTATCATTAAATTTATTAAATATAGTTTTGTGGGGATATTTTGTACAGGAATTTATTTTCTTTGCATGTTTCTCCTAGTGGAAATATGGCAGGGAAATCCAGTTATTAGTGCCATGATTTCCTTTGTTATCATGACAATAGCTTCATTCTTTTTGAATAAAAAGTATACATTTGGTGGGGCTTATTCACATCATGAATTATTACGATTTTCAATTGTAGCGATTATAGGGTTTTTCTTGAATTTAGGAATTATGTTTCTTATCGTAAGTGTATTTGACTTTCATTATTTGATTGGTGAACTGGTGACTATTTTTGTCATACCGTTCGTGAATTTTTGTTTGAATTATTATTGGACATTTAAATAG
- a CDS encoding SRPBCC family protein, which yields MPEVQDIKKTTIFEAPIQKVWKVISTAEGISEWFMPNDFQPKVGHEFHIQSPFGPSPCKVLEVDEPTKIVFSWDTDGWIVSFFLKDLDGKTEFTLIHSGWKDSDDIQQKANEKASVVRDRMNGGWENIVNVNLRKAVEQ from the coding sequence ATGCCGGAAGTACAAGATATCAAGAAAACTACGATTTTTGAGGCACCAATTCAGAAAGTATGGAAAGTTATATCAACAGCAGAAGGAATTTCCGAATGGTTTATGCCTAATGATTTTCAACCAAAGGTTGGACATGAATTTCATATACAATCTCCATTTGGTCCGTCACCTTGTAAAGTTTTAGAAGTAGATGAACCAACAAAAATTGTTTTCTCCTGGGACACTGATGGTTGGATTGTCTCATTTTTCTTAAAAGATTTAGATGGTAAAACAGAATTCACATTAATTCATAGTGGATGGAAAGATTCTGACGATATTCAACAAAAAGCAAATGAAAAAGCTTCTGTTGTACGTGACAGAATGAATGGCGGATGGGAAAATATTGTAAATGTTAATCTTCGAAAGGCTGTTGAACAATAA
- a CDS encoding nitroreductase family protein, with protein sequence MDFKEVVKNRREITKFSNKEIPMEILDEIIHQVSLSPTGNNLPSREFVIVQTRKTLDYLSVTTPYMQWLKEAQTAIVITGCPNISKYWLQDASIASSYIWLAAVNEGLGCAFGAVYNITNEAETSQRENYVRTALSIPHDRKIVAILGLGYVSEHPSKKKIIPKEDIFHYEEFNQ encoded by the coding sequence ATGGATTTTAAAGAAGTAGTCAAAAATAGACGAGAAATTACGAAGTTTTCAAACAAAGAAATTCCAATGGAAATTTTAGATGAAATCATTCACCAAGTTTCTTTATCACCAACAGGAAATAATTTACCATCTAGAGAATTTGTTATCGTTCAAACCCGGAAAACATTAGACTATTTATCTGTAACGACTCCTTATATGCAATGGTTAAAAGAAGCTCAAACTGCAATTGTTATAACCGGTTGCCCTAATATAAGTAAGTATTGGCTGCAGGATGCATCCATTGCCAGTAGTTACATATGGTTAGCAGCTGTAAATGAAGGATTAGGGTGTGCTTTCGGTGCTGTGTACAATATCACGAATGAAGCCGAAACTTCTCAAAGAGAGAATTACGTTAGAACTGCACTCTCAATTCCTCATGATCGAAAAATCGTTGCCATTTTAGGTTTAGGATATGTGAGTGAACACCCATCTAAAAAGAAAATCATTCCAAAAGAAGACATCTTCCATTATGAGGAATTCAATCAATAA
- a CDS encoding HPP family protein, translated as MNVEKTLQKNQQSVILFFHSYLMKMKGNQRIHTNVKLGDTIISAGGGLIAITLISFVAVMLGYPMILGPMGASCLLVFAAHSLPFSQPRQIVGGHLVSTFTALLIWSVFGKSHLSIGLTLAIVLFLMITFKLIHPPAAASAMVAINTEAGWGLLFSIVLSSVLLISISVLYNNLFKNRQYPKQWI; from the coding sequence ATGAATGTTGAGAAAACACTACAAAAAAATCAGCAAAGTGTCATTTTATTTTTTCATTCTTATCTCATGAAAATGAAGGGAAACCAAAGAATTCATACAAACGTGAAGCTTGGGGATACGATTATTTCTGCGGGCGGCGGCTTAATTGCCATTACACTTATTAGCTTTGTAGCAGTTATGTTAGGCTATCCAATGATTTTAGGTCCAATGGGTGCCAGTTGTTTATTGGTATTTGCTGCACATTCATTACCATTTTCACAACCACGACAAATTGTTGGCGGACACCTTGTTTCAACATTTACAGCATTATTGATTTGGAGTGTATTTGGTAAATCTCATTTATCGATAGGACTTACACTTGCTATTGTATTATTCCTTATGATTACCTTTAAATTAATTCATCCACCTGCAGCAGCAAGTGCAATGGTGGCAATTAACACAGAAGCAGGCTGGGGCCTTTTATTTTCTATAGTCTTGTCGTCTGTCCTCCTCATTTCAATTTCAGTACTTTATAATAATTTATTTAAAAATAGACAATATCCTAAACAGTGGATATAA
- a CDS encoding GNAT family N-acetyltransferase encodes MKIRQLENGEQVPIELLLQADPSEKLINEYVRIGECYVAELKERVIGTYVLLEKNTTTIELKNIAVNEEFQGRGLGKELLFHSIEQARKMGYRTIEVGTGNSSIGQLAFYQKCGFRIIEIDHDFFLRHYPEPIVENGIQCLDMIVLRLVLQ; translated from the coding sequence ATGAAGATTAGACAATTAGAGAATGGTGAGCAAGTTCCAATCGAGTTGTTGCTTCAAGCAGATCCATCAGAAAAATTAATTAATGAATATGTTAGGATAGGTGAATGCTATGTTGCGGAGTTAAAAGAAAGAGTAATAGGAACATATGTATTACTTGAGAAAAACACTACTACAATTGAATTAAAAAATATAGCAGTGAATGAAGAATTTCAAGGTCGAGGATTAGGAAAAGAACTTCTTTTTCATTCAATTGAACAAGCTAGAAAGATGGGTTACAGGACAATAGAGGTAGGTACAGGTAATTCGAGTATTGGACAATTGGCATTTTATCAAAAATGTGGATTTCGAATCATTGAGATTGACCATGATTTTTTCTTGCGACATTATCCTGAACCCATCGTTGAAAATGGAATTCAATGTCTAGATATGATCGTATTGAGACTGGTTTTACAATAA
- a CDS encoding CBO0543 family protein, producing MVIDFLPIQFLQSISLDELLQEEKLFYQTLHSYWQEHNYLTIKWWVLVTLSILSPFVWFIIVDKKRITEITAFGMFFGIIAIFLDSIGSNAMVWTYPVRLTPYLYPQMYPYDVGIIIIPFMLIYQLSGRTFKTFFFSTGLLALLIAFVAETTMERLNMYMEITWKNIYSFPIYWVIGLFCWSIIKIFKRIESKHNNQ from the coding sequence ATGGTTATAGATTTTTTACCAATTCAATTTTTACAATCGATATCATTAGATGAGCTGCTGCAGGAGGAAAAACTTTTTTATCAAACTCTTCACTCCTACTGGCAAGAACATAATTACTTAACTATTAAATGGTGGGTTTTAGTTACATTAAGTATCTTGTCACCATTTGTCTGGTTTATTATTGTTGATAAAAAAAGAATTACTGAAATAACTGCTTTCGGAATGTTTTTTGGCATCATTGCAATTTTTTTAGATTCAATAGGAAGTAATGCAATGGTATGGACATATCCTGTTCGATTAACTCCTTATTTGTACCCGCAGATGTATCCGTATGATGTAGGAATTATCATCATTCCTTTTATGCTTATATATCAACTATCAGGGAGGACATTCAAAACGTTCTTTTTCTCAACAGGCCTACTTGCATTACTTATTGCATTTGTGGCAGAAACCACAATGGAAAGATTAAATATGTACATGGAAATAACATGGAAGAACATTTATTCGTTTCCTATCTATTGGGTTATAGGCTTATTCTGCTGGAGCATTATTAAAATATTTAAGAGGATAGAAAGCAAACATAATAATCAGTAA
- a CDS encoding MFS transporter, producing the protein MNELEFKHTPLKRISNNAKYNYILMLLIVFGGFLIFGLSENVRGPAIPIIQQDFHLTQTHLGTLLALNSLGYLLACSFTSILANKIGIKLTGIAAFLSMTAAGFIIYFSTTFPTLSASFFFLYIGNGMLEIGLGIMAARIFTKNTGMMMNLSHFFYGLSSTVAPIMAASIMGWNGVSGEEFGWRGMYLFILCFSLLPIIPSLLGKFPTENMEEGSVLSFKNLSKDPIAWLIVAILSFGVVSELAVGGWLINYLVKAYQWELTDASNMLSLFFLFFMLSRLLLGPLTDKIGFIKSIMLFSAFSGLCSFAAIIIGEKGAMLFAISGVGIALIYPTVMALLAKRYPKGTGTAITFTVTLMGIASVIGNFLIGFIIDFVTNVFSNGENDLIGLQAGYGFIALLALLCSICCYFLYHILRKRNELV; encoded by the coding sequence ATGAATGAACTCGAGTTCAAGCACACACCCCTTAAAAGGATTTCAAATAACGCCAAATATAATTATATTTTAATGCTATTGATTGTGTTTGGTGGATTTCTAATTTTTGGATTATCTGAAAATGTACGAGGGCCTGCCATACCGATTATTCAACAAGATTTTCACTTAACACAGACTCATCTTGGTACTCTATTAGCTTTAAATTCTCTCGGATATTTACTTGCATGTTCATTTACATCCATTCTTGCGAACAAAATTGGCATAAAGTTGACAGGTATCGCTGCATTTTTATCGATGACTGCTGCTGGATTTATTATCTATTTTTCTACAACCTTTCCAACTCTTTCTGCTTCTTTTTTCTTTTTATATATTGGTAACGGTATGTTGGAAATTGGACTCGGAATTATGGCTGCAAGGATTTTCACGAAAAATACCGGTATGATGATGAATCTATCTCACTTTTTTTATGGATTAAGCTCAACGGTCGCCCCTATAATGGCTGCTTCCATTATGGGATGGAATGGAGTAAGTGGAGAAGAATTTGGATGGCGGGGAATGTACCTTTTTATATTATGTTTTTCATTACTACCGATCATTCCTTCATTACTAGGGAAATTTCCCACTGAGAATATGGAGGAAGGGTCTGTTTTATCTTTTAAAAATCTTTCAAAAGATCCAATTGCTTGGTTAATCGTTGCAATTTTATCCTTTGGCGTCGTATCAGAGCTTGCCGTCGGGGGATGGTTAATTAATTATTTAGTAAAGGCTTATCAATGGGAATTAACAGATGCTTCAAATATGCTTTCTTTATTTTTCCTGTTTTTCATGCTATCTAGATTATTGCTTGGACCATTAACTGATAAAATTGGATTTATAAAATCAATTATGTTGTTTTCTGCTTTTTCAGGTCTATGCAGCTTTGCGGCTATTATTATAGGTGAAAAAGGCGCCATGTTATTTGCCATCTCAGGTGTTGGAATTGCGTTGATTTATCCAACTGTTATGGCACTTTTAGCTAAAAGGTATCCTAAAGGAACTGGAACTGCTATTACTTTTACTGTAACATTAATGGGGATTGCCAGTGTAATTGGAAATTTTCTGATTGGTTTTATTATTGACTTTGTTACAAATGTATTCAGTAATGGTGAAAATGACTTGATAGGCTTACAAGCAGGTTATGGTTTTATCGCATTACTAGCATTGTTATGTTCTATCTGTTGTTATTTCCTTTATCACATTCTTCGTAAACGAAATGAATTAGTGTAA
- a CDS encoding ArsR/SmtB family transcription factor, giving the protein MVQAKHDVFQAIADPTRREVLRLLAKKELPITEITAHFPISRTAITKHLHILSEAELVSGKKVGREKIYQLHTEPLMELKDWLSYYEQFWDNKLSMLKHLVENDEDNNL; this is encoded by the coding sequence GTGGTTCAAGCAAAGCATGATGTGTTTCAAGCTATTGCTGACCCGACTAGAAGAGAGGTTCTTCGTTTACTAGCTAAAAAAGAGTTACCGATAACAGAGATTACAGCACATTTTCCAATTAGCCGTACAGCAATCACAAAACATCTCCATATTCTTTCAGAAGCAGAATTAGTGAGTGGAAAAAAAGTAGGCCGGGAAAAAATTTATCAACTTCACACTGAACCACTCATGGAATTAAAAGATTGGCTTTCATATTACGAGCAATTTTGGGATAACAAGTTATCTATGTTGAAACATTTGGTTGAAAATGATGAAGATAACAATCTTTAA
- a CDS encoding C40 family peptidase, producing the protein MKKHVILAFTTIGILTIGISNQASAHEKTYQVQTGDSLWKIASSHHLTVEQIMQYNQLTSSTIYVGQNLSLLAPHSHEQTASYTVKSGDSLSLIAKIYRISVTELKSMNQLSSDIIYIGQVLTVPNSAATTGETSSSTKMTSESYTVQPGDTLWKIALSAGLSVTQLKAINNLSTDTIKVGQVLYLTEQQITQSSLNTEKLITEAKKYIGVPYVWAGNTPSGFDCSGYLKYVFQTQGVTIPRTVATIWDATTPVTSPAKGDLVFYATTAKSPTHAGIYIGDNKFIHAGSSTGVTITDMNNSYWKPCYLGARKVKM; encoded by the coding sequence TTGAAAAAGCATGTCATCTTGGCGTTTACTACAATTGGCATTCTTACTATTGGGATTTCCAATCAAGCTTCTGCTCATGAGAAAACATATCAAGTTCAAACTGGTGACTCTTTATGGAAAATTGCCTCATCTCATCATTTAACTGTAGAGCAAATTATGCAGTACAATCAATTAACATCTTCTACTATTTATGTAGGACAAAATTTATCACTACTGGCACCACATTCACATGAACAAACAGCCTCATATACGGTGAAATCAGGTGATTCTTTATCACTGATTGCAAAAATCTACAGAATATCCGTCACTGAACTTAAATCTATGAATCAATTAAGTTCTGATATTATTTATATCGGACAAGTTTTAACTGTACCAAATTCCGCTGCAACTACAGGAGAAACGAGTTCATCTACAAAAATGACAAGTGAGAGTTATACGGTTCAACCTGGAGATACATTATGGAAGATCGCTCTTTCTGCCGGATTATCTGTAACGCAATTAAAAGCGATAAATAATTTATCCACTGATACGATTAAAGTTGGACAAGTACTCTATTTAACGGAACAACAAATCACACAATCTTCTTTGAATACAGAAAAACTAATAACTGAAGCAAAAAAATATATTGGTGTTCCATATGTATGGGCTGGAAATACTCCATCTGGTTTTGATTGCTCGGGTTATTTGAAATATGTCTTTCAAACACAGGGAGTTACAATTCCCCGCACAGTAGCAACAATTTGGGATGCTACAACACCTGTAACTTCACCTGCAAAAGGAGATCTAGTGTTCTATGCTACAACAGCAAAAAGCCCCACTCATGCGGGTATTTATATCGGAGACAATAAATTTATCCATGCCGGTTCGTCAACAGGTGTGACAATTACAGATATGAACAATTCCTATTGGAAACCATGTTATTTAGGTGCTAGAAAAGTAAAAATGTAG
- a CDS encoding DinB family protein: protein MNFSLKEAVEILERTPKTLPVFLTGVSHGWIHSNEGEGTWNVKEVIEHLIEAEKHNWIPRLEFILREGDRQPFPAFDRYSHLQNVTEASIDELLEEFTEIREENIKILVKLVQTENQLKKVGYHPALGTVKVRELISTWAVHDLTHLSQIVRVMANRYREDVGPWQEYLGVLKK from the coding sequence ATGAACTTTTCATTGAAAGAAGCTGTTGAAATCCTTGAGCGTACACCCAAAACATTACCGGTTTTTTTAACTGGTGTATCACACGGTTGGATTCATAGTAATGAAGGTGAAGGAACATGGAATGTTAAGGAAGTCATTGAACACTTAATTGAAGCAGAAAAACACAATTGGATTCCGCGCTTAGAATTTATTCTTCGAGAAGGTGATCGTCAACCGTTCCCGGCATTTGACCGGTATTCGCATCTACAAAATGTAACAGAAGCTTCAATAGACGAACTTTTAGAAGAATTTACTGAAATCCGCGAGGAAAACATAAAAATACTAGTTAAACTAGTGCAAACTGAGAACCAATTGAAGAAAGTTGGCTATCATCCTGCATTGGGAACAGTAAAGGTTAGAGAATTAATTTCAACATGGGCTGTTCACGATCTAACCCATTTATCACAGATTGTAAGAGTAATGGCAAACAGATATAGAGAAGACGTTGGTCCTTGGCAGGAATATTTAGGGGTATTAAAGAAGTAA
- a CDS encoding HXXEE domain-containing protein, with amino-acid sequence MFEWLNHNISLATLLWLFPITFLIHDFEEILFVERWFKKNYSTTSHKVPEFFRHTFQKMSTITAAQFTLPVALQFFVYIISTYFAVEHQYYPMFLGFNLILLLHVFMHIGQSMLLGVYALGLGTAVTVTLPYSIYLFYRLVDEGIVEISTILTSLPYGLITILIVLLGHKMAHKLL; translated from the coding sequence ATGTTTGAATGGCTCAATCATAATATTAGTTTAGCAACACTTTTGTGGTTATTTCCGATCACATTTTTAATACATGATTTTGAAGAAATACTTTTTGTTGAACGATGGTTTAAGAAGAATTATTCCACTACTTCTCACAAAGTACCAGAATTCTTTAGACATACATTTCAGAAAATGTCAACAATTACGGCTGCACAATTCACTTTACCTGTCGCCCTCCAATTTTTCGTATACATTATTTCTACATACTTTGCTGTAGAGCATCAATATTATCCCATGTTCCTTGGCTTTAATTTGATTTTACTATTACATGTGTTTATGCATATTGGTCAATCGATGTTGTTAGGTGTATATGCACTTGGACTTGGTACAGCTGTGACAGTAACCTTACCATATTCAATATACTTATTTTATAGGTTGGTAGATGAAGGTATAGTTGAAATATCAACAATTCTCACTTCTTTGCCATACGGACTGATAACTATCTTAATTGTCTTATTAGGACACAAAATGGCACACAAACTGTTATAA
- a CDS encoding potassium/proton antiporter, translating into MLENFEIDYFIFFTAFLLIMGVITTKFSSKLGVPALVLFMGVGMIMGSDVLGLIYFDNPKLAQLIGILALVVILFEGGLQTKWSSVKSVATPSLSLATLGVLITTIVVAIAAKLIFNVSWLEGFLFGAIVGSTDAAAIFAVLKGQNINERLSSTLEAESGTNDPMAVFLTLSLIEMLSSDTTSYLMLIGSFVWQMAVGLGLGYILGRFASYAINKINLDSSGLYPIFALAFSLLTYSLTDLINASGLLAVYIAAIVIGNRDLTYRHSIFRFNEGFAWMMQILMFIILGLLVFPSQFLSIELIFKGLLLSIILIFIARPVAVFLSTIKMKFSINEKIFLSWAGLKGAVPIVLATFPMTMGIENSQLIFNVVFFVVLTSALIQGSTISIFAEKLGLNGPKKTEAPHTLELVSIGKANAEIIEVEVNAQEHIINQPLKDIEFPKEVLINAIIRNGLLVTPHGDTKIKSGDILYILVSKKKMNELKQFLTRKTTFLNDSEGLEQEQATND; encoded by the coding sequence ATGTTAGAAAATTTCGAAATAGATTACTTTATTTTTTTCACAGCATTTTTACTCATTATGGGGGTCATTACGACCAAATTCTCATCAAAACTTGGTGTTCCTGCACTTGTATTATTTATGGGTGTTGGAATGATTATGGGAAGCGATGTTTTAGGACTGATTTATTTTGATAACCCTAAACTCGCTCAATTAATTGGGATACTTGCTCTTGTTGTTATCTTATTTGAAGGGGGATTACAAACTAAGTGGTCTTCAGTAAAGTCTGTTGCAACACCTTCATTATCTTTGGCAACATTAGGTGTTTTAATCACTACAATCGTTGTGGCAATAGCAGCAAAACTGATCTTTAATGTTAGTTGGCTTGAAGGATTTTTATTTGGAGCAATTGTAGGTTCAACTGATGCTGCTGCAATTTTTGCGGTATTAAAGGGTCAAAACATAAATGAGCGTCTCAGTTCAACACTAGAAGCTGAATCTGGTACAAATGATCCGATGGCTGTATTTTTAACTTTATCTCTTATAGAAATGTTAAGCTCTGATACAACATCATATCTCATGTTAATAGGTTCTTTTGTTTGGCAGATGGCTGTTGGATTAGGATTAGGTTATATTTTAGGCCGTTTTGCAAGTTATGCAATCAATAAGATCAATTTGGATTCAAGTGGTTTATACCCTATATTTGCTTTAGCTTTTTCTCTACTCACATACAGCTTGACTGATTTAATTAATGCAAGTGGTCTTTTAGCTGTATATATCGCGGCAATCGTTATCGGTAACCGTGATTTAACATATCGACATTCCATTTTTCGTTTTAATGAAGGTTTTGCCTGGATGATGCAAATTTTAATGTTTATCATACTCGGTTTACTCGTTTTTCCATCTCAATTTCTTTCTATTGAACTTATTTTTAAAGGATTGTTACTCTCCATCATTTTAATTTTCATTGCTAGACCTGTTGCTGTATTTCTATCAACCATTAAAATGAAATTTAGTATAAATGAAAAAATCTTCTTGTCTTGGGCGGGGCTGAAGGGTGCCGTACCTATTGTACTTGCGACATTTCCTATGACTATGGGGATAGAGAATAGTCAATTAATATTTAATGTTGTTTTCTTCGTTGTTCTAACTTCAGCCTTAATACAAGGCTCGACGATCTCAATTTTTGCGGAAAAGCTTGGACTTAATGGACCGAAAAAAACAGAAGCACCACACACTCTTGAGCTTGTTTCCATCGGAAAAGCAAATGCTGAGATTATCGAGGTAGAAGTCAATGCCCAAGAACATATCATAAATCAACCGTTAAAGGATATCGAATTCCCTAAAGAAGTGCTAATAAACGCGATAATTAGAAACGGATTATTAGTAACACCTCATGGAGATACAAAAATAAAGTCAGGAGATATTCTTTATATCCTTGTTTCTAAAAAGAAAATGAACGAATTAAAGCAATTTTTAACCCGAAAAACAACTTTTCTAAATGATTCAGAGGGATTAGAGCAAGAGCAAGCTACCAATGATTAA
- a CDS encoding GNAT family N-acetyltransferase yields the protein MKIRLLTESDSTKYKSLRLEALHNNPEAFSSSYEEEKDMSIQQTEVRLNSGHSYTLGAFIEEDLVGVATLVVETKKKIQHRATIVAVYVHQDFRYEGIGKRLITELTTMAKNKPKIEQIYLTVTASNLPAKQLYTSLGFESYGIEKRALKIDDTYYDDELMVLFIK from the coding sequence ATGAAGATTCGATTGCTAACAGAATCAGATTCAACTAAATATAAATCCTTACGCTTAGAAGCATTACATAATAATCCGGAAGCTTTTAGCTCAAGCTATGAAGAAGAAAAAGACATGTCAATTCAACAAACGGAAGTAAGGCTAAATTCCGGGCATTCCTACACTCTCGGGGCATTTATCGAAGAAGACTTAGTCGGTGTTGCCACATTAGTTGTTGAAACGAAAAAGAAAATTCAACATCGTGCAACAATTGTGGCAGTATATGTTCATCAAGATTTTCGATATGAAGGAATCGGAAAAAGACTCATCACAGAACTAACTACAATGGCTAAAAACAAGCCGAAAATAGAACAGATTTATCTGACCGTAACTGCAAGCAATCTACCGGCAAAACAACTTTACACTTCTTTAGGTTTTGAATCGTACGGAATTGAAAAAAGGGCATTAAAAATTGATGATACGTATTATGATGATGAGTTAATGGTGTTATTTATCAAATGA
- a CDS encoding chloramphenicol phosphotransferase CPT family protein: protein MENIGNIIILNGAPRSGKTSIAKSIQNNFEGVWMNLGVDQMMKMTPDAYQPSIGLRPGGERPDLEPVIERLYIVLYESIASFSRAGLNIVVDVGHHDGYSNSLGILKKCALILKEFPVYFIGVRCPIEEIMERRRMTWNMGYTSEGEIPKPVQLWQKLVHKPGIYDLEVDTSILSPEDCANLIKLRIKHGPLPTSFKEIRKL, encoded by the coding sequence ATGGAGAATATCGGGAATATCATTATCTTAAATGGTGCTCCAAGGTCTGGAAAAACAAGCATTGCCAAATCTATACAAAACAACTTTGAAGGTGTGTGGATGAACCTAGGTGTAGATCAAATGATGAAAATGACCCCAGATGCTTATCAACCAAGTATTGGCTTGCGTCCTGGAGGAGAGAGACCTGATCTCGAACCTGTAATTGAACGTTTATACATCGTCCTGTACGAGTCGATTGCTTCTTTTAGTCGAGCAGGTCTAAATATTGTAGTAGATGTTGGTCATCATGATGGATATTCCAATTCATTAGGTATACTAAAAAAATGTGCACTGATCCTGAAAGAATTTCCTGTTTACTTTATAGGTGTTCGCTGTCCTATAGAAGAGATTATGGAAAGAAGACGTATGACATGGAATATGGGCTACACATCAGAAGGTGAGATTCCAAAGCCTGTACAGTTATGGCAGAAACTTGTTCATAAGCCAGGTATTTATGATCTGGAAGTAGACACGTCAATTTTATCCCCGGAAGATTGTGCTAATCTCATTAAATTAAGAATAAAACATGGACCGCTGCCTACTTCTTTTAAAGAAATTCGTAAGTTGTAA